GGAGAGAGGGAGAAGTAGGAGCGAATGGCCATTCGCCCGTATAGGAGTTGGGGGTTTTTAATTTCTTAATTATCAACTATGGCTTTTGAAACTTCAGCTATTTGATAATTTTAAGTAAATATTACATCATTTTAAAATTTTTATAATAAATTTAAGTATGAAAATAACTAATATTCAACAAGCCAAAAGTCAATTATCGAAATTGATAGAAGCAGTTTTACAAGGAGAAGATGTAATTATTTCCAAAGCAGGAAAACCCCTCGTTAAAATAATTCCCTATACTGCCAATTCTGAACCTCGAAAACCAGGTTATTGGAAAGGAAAAGTAACCATGGCTGAGGATTTTGATACCCTTCCTGAATCAATAATCAATAGTTTTACAGGGGTTGATGAATGAGTTATCTTTTAGATACCCATACTCTTTTATGGTGGTTAACGGATAATCCAACTCTTAGCAATGAAGCAGTAAAAATCATTTCTAATCCTGAAAGTATCATTTTTATATCCAATTGAAATTATTGACGCTTAAAACTATTCTTTATTCATAATTAATTTTGTTTATGCTTAATTAAATTGAGGTTAAAATAGGCTTAATTGTCCTTCTCCTTTCAATTTCCAATGGTTTTCCCCCACTCTCTCCCCTATATCTTCTAATACTGTTAAAATTGTCTGATTTTCAGGAGTTGTACCATTTTTTAATAAAGGTAAAATATTTAATACAATTTCATCAAAAGTCGTAGTTTTATTTTCCCTTTCCATACGTCTTAAATAACTGATTAAATAATACTTAATTCTCAATTTTACATCTATATGAGACTTGAATTTAGTATCCTTTTTAAGAGTAAATAATTCTGTTTTCTCATCATAGTCAAAATTATCTAATAATATCGGTGTTAAATCTGAATATTCTTTTTTTAATAAATCTAAAAAGCCTAATTCTAAACCCTTAATAATTAATTCATCGTTAATTTGCTCAAGAGTCGCCCCATCATTTTTAGCAATTACTCCCTCAATAGTTTGGATAACAATTTCTGCTATATCCATTCCTAAATTAGCCTTCATAATCGCTTTAGGAGTACGCACTTTACAAAAATTTATGATTAATTGCCCAGATAACACAGTAAAAGGATTTTGGCGTTTTTTGAAGCTAGTTTGACCATTTTTTTGTGCTACTGCCCCTCGATATTCAAAACCGCAACTTTCCGCCGTATCGATGATTAAATGCCAAAATTCGGGATCTTTATGGGCGAATACAAAAGATAACCACCTGTCAAATTTTAACACTCGATACATTTCCTTGATACTTTTAGCGATTAATTCGTTATATTCATCCTTCGATTTTTGCTTTTCTCCTCCCTCAATAGCTTCTAAATTATAGTCATTTTCAGTGACTTCTAAATCTAGCCAACCATTCCACATAGTGGATAAATCTAGGTAGGGAATTTTTTTGCCGTAAGGTGGATCAGTGTAAATATAATCTATACTTTCATTAGGTATAAAACTTAAATCTGTCGCCGATGCTTTGACAATTTGAGCATTAGAAATGGTTTTTTCATTGATAAAATATTCCATCTCCTTTTTAGCTGAAATTACTTTTTTAAATCTCAATTCAAAGTAAGTTATTAAGTCTAAATCTGTAGGTTTAGGGGCAATTCTATAACGATAATATTGAAAAACTGATGAATTCTCTTGACCCGGTGCTGGTCTTTTTGAGTTGTTATGATAAGTTAGATTTACTTTAGTTAAAAGTCCAGAAAACATTAACATTAAAGTATCTCGAATATTTTTATTCTTCTCTTTATTTATGAGATATTTTAAAAAGGCTAATTGAGCTAATTGTTTATCACTAAATAACTTTTCTATGGTATCAACATCCGAACCTTTAGGCAGTTTAAAACCTTGAGGATAAGGATATTGTTTAAGGGCTTTTTTAATCTCTTCTGGGGTAGTTGGTTCGTTTTTTTGATAGGCAGATTTTACCCGATTAAAAGCCTCATTTAACTCATCAAAATTAACGGGAGAAATGAGAGAGTTAACCAGAAAAATAGCCAGAGGATTAATGTCTATATGTATCGCTTTTCTATTATTCATTAAAGCCTCAACGGCGGTGACACCACTACCACCAAAAGGATCAAGAATAGTATCATTGGGTTGACTAAAATTTTTGATATATTATGCCACCACATTCCAAACTTGTTTGGTGAAATAACCATGCACCCCAAAATGTCTTTTTGCCGATTGTTTTTTCGGGATAATTTCACTTAATAAAGGGCGATTTAAGTAATCAAAATTCTCTTTCTCCCCTCGCCTGTGGGAGAGGGGTTGGGGGTGAGGGTAAAACGTTTCTTGAGAAGAAAAACCCCCCTTTATCCCCCCTTGAGAAGGGGGGAAGTATTGGAAATTTTTACCGACTTGAAAACTATTTAAAGACAAAAATTGAGCTAACTTATCAGAATAATAATCAAATTCATCGAGAAAAAAATATAAAATAGGAGTATCATAACCAGAAGTTTTAAACAAACTAAATTCAACGCCATTGCATAGAGCAAAATAAATACTTCTCACTTCAGGATGAATGGCATAACTATAAACTTGCTCAATATGCTCACCTTCTTTAATATTCTCACTCGGGGCTTTAGCATCCAATACCCAAGCATAATTATTTTCAATTTTTAGCAAATAATCAGGGATTAAATTAATTTTGCGTTTTTTACTACCAACTTTAAGAAAAGGATGCTGTAAAGTTTTGCTACGAATGATATTTTTTTCTGTATAACCAAGACTTTTTAAGAGGGGTAAAATAATTACTTCTCGCACACTATCTTCTTTAAAATCAGGATTATTTTTGAGGGTATTAAAGTCGATGTCAGAAAAAATATTAACCATGTTTTTATCTATAAATTTCAAGCTATATTAAACCTTTTATTAATCTCAGTTCGATTTAAAAGTATCGGATAAGGGTAGGTTTCAGGTTTAGGGGAGTAATGAGTAATGAGTAATTATCAACTATTCACTATTAACTATTAACTATTCACTCATTGATGAAAATTTATTCTGAACTCAGGACTTATTAAGGCATGATTGCTTTATTTTTCATGTTAACTGCTAAAAGCCTACCAAAGTTTAAGCAATGAGATGATAGTTTGTAATATTTTTTAAACTTACAAGTTCTCCTTAATCACGTAACTATAAATAACTAAATAAAAATATTTAAGTATTTCTAAAAAGAGAAAATAAACAACTAGACAAAGTTACATTTATTTATAAATATTTTGTGAAAATCCATAAATATACTGATTAATTAAGCAAAAAAAGACATTATGATAGGAAGTAAAGGAGGTGTTGTAGTTAACTATGGGGGACAAAAAAATGAGTATAGAATTAACCATAGGAAGAAAAGCCGATAAGCCTTGGTGGAATCGTCCTCTCGTCGGTGATAAACCTCTTGTTGACTACCTCTTTAAACAATATTCTCGTACTCATATCTGTCCAGAAATAATCTCTTTACATGACTATCATCTTGAAAAACTAGAAAGCGTTAGTGTTACATTAAAAGCATTATTTAATCAAAAATTTACCCATTCAGACTTTCTAATTTATGCTCGTTTAGAAGGCTATTTTCAAAAATATTGTCAAACCAAAAAGCATTATTTTCTAGTTGGAAAAGAGTTTTTTAAGATTATTCTTAATAACCTAGATAACTTAAGATCTATCACCAAAATTGAGAAGAAATATAACCAACCATCTTTACTCGCATTTTATGATTCCGTATATGATCTAATCAAGGAAAATCATCATAAATTGATTTTTCAAGAAAAGTTAATTAAACTCCACTATAGTTTTAAATGCCAATTCAAAGAAACAAGGGAAATAAAAATAATAGACAAATATTTAGCTTATTTTATTTCTATATCTGAAGTAGAAAATCTTTTATATTTTCTCGATTTACTCAGAGTAAACAATTTAACTAACTGGGATAATTTTACGAGACTTAGTAATTTTATTGAAGAAACAAAAAATGGAATGATTGAAGATATTAAACCATTTTTATTATTTGCAAAATCAGAGGGAGATTTTTTAATTGAAATTGCTAATAAAGTTATTAAGATCAAAGAAGACGATGATACTAAACTTATCAATATTGCTAAAATATTCCAGTATATTGCTCTAGTGGACAAGTATGAAAACTTATATTCCCAGTTCCAATTATTTTTAAGGTGCTTAAGTAAATGGGAAAAAATTTATTATGATATTGTTAATATAAGAAAAAATTACCCTATTCATCAATTTATTATTCCCCCTAGTTTTAAAGTTAAATTACCGAGCTTTGAAATTTATAAAAGCTATCATGACTATTTAGATTATAGTTGTTTAACAAGATTAATTTACTAGAGGAAAAAAATTCCTCATTACCTCAGTTCGATAAAAGATGTCAGGTTTGACTTCTTTATATTTCTTTTATAAAACCACGAGTTTAGAAGATTAAAGTCAGAAAAGTTTAATCAGTCTTAGCATAATATTCCAATCGGTTCAAGGTTTTGCCAATTTTGTTAGAATGAAAGGATTGTCGATAAAAAGATGTGATAGAAGGTTATTAAATGAGTGACAAAGTGAAGATAATTAGTGATAATCGTCAGGCAAGATATTTATATGAGATTTTAGAGACTTATGAGGCAGGAGTCCAATTAGTGGGTACGGAAGTTAAGTCTATTAGGGCAGGAAGAGTCAATTTAAGAGATGGTTATGCTTTAATTCGTAATGGGGAGGCTTGGTTAACTAATGTGCATATTTCTCCTTATGATACCACTGGTAAATATTTTAATCATGAACCAAAGCGCGATCGCAAATTGTTATTACATAAAAAAGAAATTAATAAGTTAATTGGTGCATTACAGGAAAAAGGTTTAACTTTAGTTCCGTTAAAGATGTATTTGAGAGGAGAATGGGTTAAAGTTAGTTTAGGGCTAGGTAAAGGGAAAAAACTTCATGATAAAAGAGAAACCATTAAACGTAGGGAAGATCAAAGAGAAATGCAAAGGGCATTGAAAAGATTTTAGATATTCCTGTTTAAACCTTGTTTTTAATCTTGGCGTTTTCCCTTAACCCTATAGATTCTATCATTTTAATTAATCTATGAAAGAAGATCCTCAAGATAAATTAGACAAATTCCAACTATCTCTTTATCTAATGCCATTGTTTGGACCTATTTGGTCTTTAGTCAATTTAAACTATAAATCTAATTTAGAACAGAAAGAAAAAAAAACCGCTCGTTTATCTTTAAAGTGGGGATTAATTTGGCTGATAGTTTATGGTAGTTTATGGATGGGAGGCAATATCACTTCTGATATTTGGGCGGTGCGTTTACTATATTTGAATGGAGTTGTAACAACTATCTATTTTCTGATGTGCTTTATTTTGATTTCTAGTGTTTGGACACAAAGGTCTAAAAGATAGAACTCTTAAACAGTGTAATCATTAAGAATTGCTTCTGGATACTTCCCTCATCAACCCTTATCCCAACTCATTACTTAACCTCAGTTCGGTTTAAGAATATCGGATAAGAGTAGGTGTCAGGTGTCAGGTTTCAGGTTGCAGGTGTTGAAGAAAGTAATAAGTAACGAGTAATGAGTAATGAGTGTTCGGAGTTATTAATGATTAATTATTCACCCCAACACCCCAACACCCCAACACTATTTACCATTACCCTTTTCGCCATCACTCCGATGAGTGAAAATTTATCCCGAACTCAGATTACTTATTTATTCCGCCAAATTTACAATTACGATGTTGAACTGAGGTTATTTAACAATATGTGGCAATATAAAACTCCTGGTATTCCTGATGAATTATTCGATCGCCTCCCGGGTATTCCTATGACAAAAAGAGAGGTAAGGTTACTAATTTTATCTGGGTTAAGATTAGAAGAAAAATCAGTTATTTGGGATATAGGTGCAGGTACAGGGACAATTTCCATTGAAATAGGCTTATTATGCCCAAATACAAAAATTATCGCCATAGAAAGAGATCCAGAGGTAGCAGGTTTAATACGGCAAAATTGTCGGCGTTTTGAGGTGGAAAATGTGGAAGTGGTAGAAGGAAATGCTCCAGATTGTTTCGATACTTTACCAGAAAAACCCGATCGCATCTGTATTGGTGGCGGCAAATCAATCAAAAACATTTTAACTTCTTGTTGGGGTTATTTACCTGAAGGAGGAAGGTTAGTGGCAACGGCAAGTAATTTGGAAAACCTCTATCAAATTTCTGAAGGATTAGCTGAATTAAGAGCTTGTAATATTGAGGTAGTTCAATCTTCTATTAATAGATTAGAAAAAAGAGGATTAAGTCAAGTTTTTGCTGCGATCGCACCTATTTTTATTCTGAGTGGAGAAAAGATTAGCTAGTCCTAACAAACAGAAAAAAGGATAACGATACTGGGATAAAATTAATACTGTTATTCTCGTAAATTATTAATCAGGAGTTAATTATGTGGGCTAGTGCCATTACAGCCTATTTTCATTATCTAAGTATAGGAGTTATTTTTGCATCCTTGGCGATCGAATTTTTGACCCTCAAAGAAAAATTAACAACAAAAGAAGCATGGCGTATAGTTTGGGCAGATAGTGCCTATGGTGCCGCCGCAGTAGTCATCTTAATCACTGGAATCTTAAGAGTTTTATATTTTGCGAAAGATACCGCTTACTATATGCACCAACCAGTATTTTGGGCAAAAATAGCTCTTTATTTCATTGTTGGTACTGTGTCTTTATACCCTACCATTTCTTTTATTCTTTGGGTTAAATCTTTACTAGAAGATAAAGCCCCCGAAATAAGTCTCAACAAATATAAAATATTAAAGGGAATTATTGCCTTTGAGTTAGTGGGATTTACCTTAATTCCCTTAATGGCTTCCATGATGGCAAGAGGAATCGGCTCAGAATGGTTTTCTTAAACTTGACTATTAATAACCTGAGTTCGAGATAAATTTTATCTATGAGTGATGGCGAAAAGGGTAATCATTTGAGTTCGGAGTTAAGATAAAAAAGAAATTTCTTGTAAGGGTTGAATATATTCAACCCCTACCACCCTAAGCCCCTACTTCTCCCTCTCACCCTCTCCCCTCATCACCTCATCCCCTCATCCCCCTATCCCCAACACCTGACACCTGACACCTAATCTTATGGGATATTCTTAAACAGAACTGAGGTTAATTTAACTCCATCTTAGCTGATTGACAGGCTTAAGCCCCTTGTTTATTCTCTGCAAATCCATTAATCAAGGAGAAGATAAAAAATGAGAAAATATTGATAAAAATTTACAATATTGATAAAAAATTAACTTTTATAAAGTTTTAGTAATATTCCAAAAAAAATATTAAAGAAATATAGTTACTTAGCCGTTATTAATTTGTAATCGAACTTAGAAAATTGTATAGGGGAAAACACATTATATTTTTATTCTTGTTAAGAAGAATTGATTAATATACAACAAAAATCAAGGGAGACTTTTATCTAGCAACTATTCCTAAGAAATCAAGAGATTTTTTACTATAAAGAAATAATATGTAAAAAAATATAACAGACTAATTAATTTCAACATTATTTTTGGTAAATAAATATAATCTTTAGCAAATAAAAAAATATTTTTTTCATTAGTTAATAAGCCAATTTAGTTTATAATAATAAGTAAGGAAAAATAAATTATTAACCAAATATTTTGCGAGGTAAAAAAGTATGGTTCACCTTACAGATAAACCTACAGACCACGCTAGAGAAGAATTTTCAACTCAACCCTGGCAAGGATTCAAAACAGGTAAATGGACAAAAGAGGTTAATGTTCGAGATTTTATTCAGAAAAATTATACTCCCTACACAGGTGATGAATCTTTTTTAACAGATGCTACCTCCTGCACTAATAACCTTTGGACAGAAGTAAAACTATTGATGAAAGAAGAGCGGGAAAAAGGTATTTTAGACACAGAAACCAAAATTCCCTCCACCATCACCGCCTATCCTGCAGGTTACGTTAATAAAGATTTAGAAAAAATTGTTGGTTTACAAACCGATAAGCCCTTAAAACGGTCTATTATGCCCTTTGGCGGTATCAGAGTCGTAGAAGGTTCATTAAAAGCATACGGTTATGATATTGATCCTGAAACTCGTGATATATTCACTAAGTATCGTAAAACTCATAATGATGGCGTATTTTCTGCTTACACTACCGAAATGAAAAAAGCTCGTAAATCAGGAATTATTACTGGTTTACCTGATGCTTATGGTAGAGGTAGAATTATCGGTGATTATCGTCGAGTAGCTTTATACGGTGTTGATTTTCTCATTCAAGATAAACAAAATCAACTACTTTCCCTCGAATATGATTTCATGGATGAAGATACCATTCGTTTAAGAGAAGAAATTTTCGAGCAGATTAAAGCCTTAAATGAACTAAAGGAAATGGCACAAAGCTACGGTTTTGACATCTCGAAACCCGCTACTACCGCCCAAGAAGCTATCCAATGGACTTATTTTGGCTATTTAGCGGCAATTAAAGAACAAAATGGGGCGGCGATGTCTCTCGGTCGTACTTCCACTTTCCTTGATATTTACATAGTCAGAGATTTGGCAAAAGGTCTAATAACCGAAGCAGAAGCCCAAGAGTTGATTGATCAATTTGTAATTAAATTGCGTATGGTTCGTTTTCTACGCGCACCAGAATACAATCAGCTTTTTTCTGGAGATCCCGTTTGGGTTACGGAAGTAATCGGCGGTATGGGAGAAGATGGTCGTCCTTTAGTTACTAAAAGCAGTTTCCGTTTCTTGCATACATTGTATAATCTAGGTCCTGCCCCAGAACCAAATTTAACGGTTTTATGGTCAGAAAAATTGCCCATCGCATTTAAACGTTATTGTGCGAAAGTGTCCATTGACTCTAGTTCTATTCAATACGAAAATGATGATTTAATGCGTCCTGAATACGGGGATGACTATGGTATTGCTTGTTGCGTTTCTGCCATGAGAATCGGTAAACAGATGCAGTTTTTCGGCGCACGGGTTAATCTAGCCAAAGCCTTACTT
This is a stretch of genomic DNA from Cyanobacterium aponinum PCC 10605. It encodes these proteins:
- a CDS encoding type II toxin-antitoxin system Phd/YefM family antitoxin, which encodes MKITNIQQAKSQLSKLIEAVLQGEDVIISKAGKPLVKIIPYTANSEPRKPGYWKGKVTMAEDFDTLPESIINSFTGVDE
- a CDS encoding type II toxin-antitoxin system VapC family toxin codes for the protein MSYLLDTHTLLWWLTDNPTLSNEAVKIISNPESIIFISN
- a CDS encoding DNA methyltransferase — protein: MKNFSQPNDTILDPFGGSGVTAVEALMNNRKAIHIDINPLAIFLVNSLISPVNFDELNEAFNRVKSAYQKNEPTTPEEIKKALKQYPYPQGFKLPKGSDVDTIEKLFSDKQLAQLAFLKYLINKEKNKNIRDTLMLMFSGLLTKVNLTYHNNSKRPAPGQENSSVFQYYRYRIAPKPTDLDLITYFELRFKKVISAKKEMEYFINEKTISNAQIVKASATDLSFIPNESIDYIYTDPPYGKKIPYLDLSTMWNGWLDLEVTENDYNLEAIEGGEKQKSKDEYNELIAKSIKEMYRVLKFDRWLSFVFAHKDPEFWHLIIDTAESCGFEYRGAVAQKNGQTSFKKRQNPFTVLSGQLIINFCKVRTPKAIMKANLGMDIAEIVIQTIEGVIAKNDGATLEQINDELIIKGLELGFLDLLKKEYSDLTPILLDNFDYDEKTELFTLKKDTKFKSHIDVKLRIKYYLISYLRRMERENKTTTFDEIVLNILPLLKNGTTPENQTILTVLEDIGERVGENHWKLKGEGQLSLF
- a CDS encoding type I restriction enzyme HsdR N-terminal domain-containing protein — encoded protein: MVNIFSDIDFNTLKNNPDFKEDSVREVIILPLLKSLGYTEKNIIRSKTLQHPFLKVGSKKRKINLIPDYLLKIENNYAWVLDAKAPSENIKEGEHIEQVYSYAIHPEVRSIYFALCNGVEFSLFKTSGYDTPILYFFLDEFDYYSDKLAQFLSLNSFQVGKNFQYFPPSQGGIKGGFSSQETFYPHPQPLSHRRGEKENFDYLNRPLLSEIIPKKQSAKRHFGVHGYFTKQVWNVVA
- the smpB gene encoding SsrA-binding protein SmpB: MSDKVKIISDNRQARYLYEILETYEAGVQLVGTEVKSIRAGRVNLRDGYALIRNGEAWLTNVHISPYDTTGKYFNHEPKRDRKLLLHKKEINKLIGALQEKGLTLVPLKMYLRGEWVKVSLGLGKGKKLHDKRETIKRREDQREMQRALKRF
- the cbiT gene encoding precorrin-6Y C5,15-methyltransferase subunit CbiT, which encodes MWQYKTPGIPDELFDRLPGIPMTKREVRLLILSGLRLEEKSVIWDIGAGTGTISIEIGLLCPNTKIIAIERDPEVAGLIRQNCRRFEVENVEVVEGNAPDCFDTLPEKPDRICIGGGKSIKNILTSCWGYLPEGGRLVATASNLENLYQISEGLAELRACNIEVVQSSINRLEKRGLSQVFAAIAPIFILSGEKIS
- a CDS encoding DUF2214 family protein, producing the protein MWASAITAYFHYLSIGVIFASLAIEFLTLKEKLTTKEAWRIVWADSAYGAAAVVILITGILRVLYFAKDTAYYMHQPVFWAKIALYFIVGTVSLYPTISFILWVKSLLEDKAPEISLNKYKILKGIIAFELVGFTLIPLMASMMARGIGSEWFS
- the pflB gene encoding formate C-acetyltransferase, translating into MVHLTDKPTDHAREEFSTQPWQGFKTGKWTKEVNVRDFIQKNYTPYTGDESFLTDATSCTNNLWTEVKLLMKEEREKGILDTETKIPSTITAYPAGYVNKDLEKIVGLQTDKPLKRSIMPFGGIRVVEGSLKAYGYDIDPETRDIFTKYRKTHNDGVFSAYTTEMKKARKSGIITGLPDAYGRGRIIGDYRRVALYGVDFLIQDKQNQLLSLEYDFMDEDTIRLREEIFEQIKALNELKEMAQSYGFDISKPATTAQEAIQWTYFGYLAAIKEQNGAAMSLGRTSTFLDIYIVRDLAKGLITEAEAQELIDQFVIKLRMVRFLRAPEYNQLFSGDPVWVTEVIGGMGEDGRPLVTKSSFRFLHTLYNLGPAPEPNLTVLWSEKLPIAFKRYCAKVSIDSSSIQYENDDLMRPEYGDDYGIACCVSAMRIGKQMQFFGARVNLAKALLYAINGGKDENTGMQVAPPYAPITGDYLDYDEVSAKFDLLVTWLAKLYVNTLNVIHYMHDKYSYERIEMALHDRDVYRTMACGMAGLSVVADALSAIKYSRVKVIRNEQGLAVDYEVEGDYPKFGNNDDRSDEIAINLVSDFMNKVRRNKAYRNATPTQSILTITSNVVYGKKTGSTPDGRKAGEPFAPGANPMHGRDTKGAIASMASIAKLPYEDAQDGISYTFSIIPDALGKTPEARINNLAGMLDGYFHDTGHHINVNVFNRETLLDAMDHPEQYPQLTIRVSGYAVNFIKLTREQQLDVINRTFHKQM